A stretch of the Desulfovibrio sp. X2 genome encodes the following:
- the nusB gene encoding transcription antitermination factor NusB → MSKKGGARRLARLKAFQTLYGLTFPTGHSLEGLEKLFAVSPAFVDPEQLPGEAEELAEKDRAFAWELVRGVYSSMADLDEAIGSFSQHWKISRIARIELTILRLALYEMLHMPDIPLKVSINEAVELAKEFGDGNSPNFVNGILDAAARAVQQGQFGPVKAI, encoded by the coding sequence ATGTCCAAGAAAGGCGGCGCCAGGCGACTGGCCCGGTTGAAGGCCTTCCAGACCCTGTACGGTCTGACGTTTCCCACCGGACACTCCCTCGAGGGGCTCGAGAAGCTCTTCGCCGTGAGCCCGGCCTTCGTGGACCCCGAGCAGCTGCCCGGCGAGGCCGAGGAGCTGGCCGAGAAGGACCGCGCCTTCGCCTGGGAGCTGGTGCGCGGCGTCTACTCGAGCATGGCCGACCTCGACGAGGCCATCGGCAGCTTCTCCCAGCACTGGAAGATCAGCCGCATCGCGCGCATCGAGCTGACCATTCTGCGCCTGGCCCTGTACGAGATGCTCCACATGCCGGACATCCCGCTCAAGGTCTCCATCAACGAGGCCGTGGAGCTGGCCAAGGAGTTCGGCGACGGCAACTCCCCGAACTTCGTCAACGGCATCCTGGACGCTGCTGCGCGCGCCGTGCAGCAGGGCCAGTTCGGCCCGGTCAAGGCCATCTGA
- the ribE gene encoding 6,7-dimethyl-8-ribityllumazine synthase → MLHLKTIEGQLDAKGLSFAIVAARFNDFVVDKLVGGAVDYLVRHGGDKEKITLLRVPGAFEIPLTAKRLAQKGGYDAIICLGAVIRGSTPHFDYVAAECTKGMAHVSLEHGVPVGFGVLTCDSIEQAIERSGSKAGNKGVEAAAAALELVRVLEQI, encoded by the coding sequence ATGCTGCACCTGAAGACCATCGAGGGCCAGCTCGACGCCAAGGGCCTTTCCTTCGCCATCGTGGCCGCTCGCTTCAACGATTTCGTGGTCGACAAGCTCGTCGGCGGCGCCGTGGACTACCTCGTGCGCCACGGCGGCGACAAGGAGAAGATCACCCTGTTGCGCGTGCCCGGGGCCTTCGAGATCCCGCTCACGGCCAAGCGCCTCGCGCAGAAGGGCGGCTACGACGCCATCATCTGCCTGGGCGCCGTGATCCGCGGCTCCACCCCGCACTTCGACTACGTGGCCGCCGAGTGCACCAAGGGCATGGCCCACGTCTCCCTCGAGCACGGCGTGCCGGTCGGCTTCGGCGTACTGACCTGCGATTCCATCGAACAGGCCATCGAGCGCAGCGGCTCCAAGGCCGGCAACAAGGGCGTGGAGGCCGCAGCCGCGGCGCTCGAACTCGTCCGCGTCCTGGAGCAGATCTAG
- a CDS encoding bifunctional 3,4-dihydroxy-2-butanone-4-phosphate synthase/GTP cyclohydrolase II → MSTKDYPLCSPEEAIEEIRQGRMIILVDDEDRENEGDLTVAAEKVTPEIINFMATHGRGLICLSLSPEWVDRLNLPLMAKKNESGFGTNFTVSIEARKGVTTGISAYDRATTILTAVADDVQPEDIVSPGHIFPLRAREGGVLVRTGQTEGSVDLAMLAGLKPAAVICEVMRDDGNMARMPDLVEFAKKHDIKIATIADLIAYRLRFGQYTVVKSGEALLPTCHGGEFTIKAFDSSSDGRTHIALVKGDIKPGEPVLVRVHSECLTGDVFGSQRCDCGGQLQAAMRMIEHEGKGVVLYMRQEGRGIGLANKIKAYHLQDQGMDTVEANQKLGFPADLRDYGVGAQILVALGVTKMRLMTNNPKKMVGLQGYGLEVVERVPIECEPCAQNLGYLMTKKDKMGHLLHLKSNGE, encoded by the coding sequence ATGAGCACGAAAGACTATCCCCTCTGCTCCCCCGAGGAGGCCATCGAGGAAATCCGCCAGGGGCGGATGATCATCCTCGTGGACGACGAGGACCGGGAGAACGAAGGCGACCTGACAGTGGCCGCCGAAAAGGTCACCCCCGAGATCATCAACTTCATGGCCACGCACGGCCGCGGACTCATCTGCCTCTCGCTCTCGCCCGAGTGGGTGGACAGGCTGAACCTGCCGCTCATGGCCAAGAAGAACGAATCCGGCTTCGGCACCAACTTCACCGTCTCCATCGAGGCGCGAAAAGGCGTGACCACCGGCATCTCGGCCTATGACCGCGCGACGACCATCCTCACCGCCGTGGCCGACGACGTACAGCCCGAGGACATCGTCTCCCCGGGCCACATCTTCCCCCTGCGCGCCCGCGAGGGCGGCGTGCTCGTGCGCACCGGCCAGACCGAGGGCTCGGTGGACCTGGCCATGCTCGCGGGGCTGAAGCCCGCGGCCGTGATCTGCGAGGTCATGCGCGACGACGGCAACATGGCCCGCATGCCGGACCTCGTCGAGTTCGCCAAGAAGCACGACATCAAGATCGCGACCATCGCCGACCTCATCGCCTACCGCCTGCGCTTCGGCCAGTACACGGTGGTCAAGAGCGGCGAGGCCCTGCTGCCCACCTGCCACGGCGGCGAATTCACCATCAAGGCCTTCGACTCCTCCTCGGACGGCCGCACGCACATCGCCCTGGTCAAGGGCGACATCAAGCCCGGCGAGCCGGTGCTCGTGCGCGTGCACTCCGAATGCCTGACCGGCGACGTCTTCGGCAGCCAGCGCTGCGACTGCGGCGGCCAGCTCCAGGCGGCCATGCGCATGATCGAGCACGAGGGCAAGGGCGTGGTCCTGTACATGCGCCAGGAGGGCCGCGGCATCGGCCTGGCCAACAAGATCAAGGCCTACCATCTGCAGGACCAGGGCATGGACACCGTGGAGGCCAACCAGAAGCTCGGCTTCCCGGCGGACCTGCGCGACTACGGCGTGGGCGCCCAGATCCTCGTGGCGCTCGGCGTCACCAAGATGCGTCTCATGACCAACAACCCCAAGAAGATGGTCGGACTTCAGGGCTACGGCCTCGAGGTCGTGGAGCGCGTGCCCATCGAGTGCGAGCCCTGCGCGCAGAACCTGGGGTATCTGATGACCAAGAAGGACAAGATGGGCCACCTTCTGCACCTGAAAAGCAACGGGGAGTAA
- a CDS encoding riboflavin synthase, with the protein MFTGLVQGQGRVEAAQRRGAETRFQIRPLFDLSDYVLGESIAVNGACLSVESVSGASFAAYASGETLSRTNLGKLRAGDTVNLERALALGDRLGGHMVSGHVDCLAEVTETAPAGESRRYVLSFPAELGIYVVEKGSVALDGISLTINECGADFLSVNIIPDTQRVTTISRWQPGYRANMEVDIIGKYVARMVGPFAAKAAGASGRSSGQSSDKSSGKPSGGLSEAFLREHGF; encoded by the coding sequence ATGTTCACCGGACTCGTGCAGGGGCAGGGGCGCGTGGAGGCCGCGCAGCGGCGCGGCGCGGAAACGCGCTTCCAGATCCGCCCCCTCTTCGATCTTTCGGACTACGTGCTCGGCGAATCCATCGCCGTGAACGGGGCCTGCCTTTCGGTGGAGAGCGTCTCGGGCGCCTCGTTCGCGGCCTACGCCTCGGGCGAGACCCTGTCGCGCACCAACCTCGGCAAGCTCCGCGCGGGCGACACGGTGAACCTCGAGCGCGCCCTGGCGCTGGGCGACCGCCTGGGCGGCCACATGGTCAGCGGCCATGTGGACTGCCTGGCCGAGGTCACGGAAACCGCGCCCGCGGGCGAATCGCGGCGCTACGTGCTGTCCTTTCCGGCCGAGCTCGGCATCTACGTGGTCGAGAAGGGCTCCGTGGCCCTGGACGGCATCAGCCTGACGATCAACGAGTGCGGGGCGGACTTCCTGTCCGTGAACATCATCCCCGACACGCAGCGGGTCACGACCATCTCCCGCTGGCAGCCCGGCTACCGGGCGAACATGGAGGTCGACATCATCGGCAAGTACGTCGCCAGGATGGTCGGCCCCTTCGCGGCCAAGGCGGCCGGGGCCTCCGGCCGGTCTTCGGGCCAGTCTTCGGACAAGTCCTCGGGCAAGCCGTCGGGCGGCCTGAGCGAGGCGTTCTTGCGCGAGCACGGCTTCTGA
- the ribD gene encoding bifunctional diaminohydroxyphosphoribosylaminopyrimidine deaminase/5-amino-6-(5-phosphoribosylamino)uracil reductase RibD — MPTPEQGPRAEADPDIAGRERFMAEAVRLARQGLGATAPNPCVGAVLVQDGEIVARGWHTAHGKPHAEREAIADARARGVDTAACDLYVTLEPCNHHGKTPPCTEAVLEAGIRRVFVGAADPNPRVAGGGGEFLRSRGVTVDMGVLGQECRDLIADFLAWQLEHRAYCILKLAETLDGRIAARGSRAEPEAVSGPESHARVQALRALAGAVIVGGGTLRADNPRLTCRQPDRRPDAPQPLAVVVTRRLPWPDEERHWLLMHRHRELIFWTSEEAARSDAAKALAASQVRVWGLPEGPRGLALRSGLERLFSECGVHYALCEGGGRLAYSLAGQGLADETRLFLSPRVLGDACAVPAFCGGFAPEGAGDAGDAPCMAGALRLRFCGAEPSGEDMMLTLRPQTFAAHDLAHKEAL, encoded by the coding sequence GTGCCGACTCCTGAGCAAGGCCCCCGAGCCGAAGCCGACCCGGACATTGCCGGGCGCGAGCGCTTCATGGCCGAGGCCGTGCGGCTCGCCCGGCAGGGCCTGGGCGCGACGGCGCCCAACCCCTGCGTGGGCGCCGTGCTGGTCCAAGACGGCGAGATCGTCGCCCGCGGCTGGCACACGGCCCACGGCAAGCCGCACGCCGAGCGCGAGGCCATCGCCGACGCGCGGGCCAGGGGCGTGGACACGGCCGCCTGCGACCTCTACGTGACGCTCGAGCCCTGCAACCACCACGGCAAGACCCCGCCCTGCACCGAGGCGGTGCTCGAGGCCGGGATCAGGCGCGTCTTCGTGGGCGCGGCGGACCCGAACCCGCGCGTGGCGGGCGGCGGCGGCGAATTTCTGCGTTCGAGGGGCGTCACGGTGGACATGGGCGTGCTCGGACAGGAGTGCCGGGACCTGATCGCGGACTTCCTGGCCTGGCAGCTCGAGCACCGCGCCTACTGCATCCTGAAGCTCGCCGAGACGCTGGACGGCCGCATCGCGGCACGGGGCAGCAGGGCGGAGCCCGAGGCCGTGAGCGGCCCTGAGTCGCACGCCCGGGTCCAGGCCCTGCGCGCGCTCGCAGGGGCGGTCATCGTGGGCGGGGGCACGCTGCGCGCGGACAACCCGAGGCTCACCTGCCGCCAGCCGGACCGCAGGCCCGACGCCCCCCAGCCGCTGGCCGTTGTGGTCACGAGGAGGCTCCCCTGGCCGGACGAGGAGCGCCACTGGCTGCTCATGCACCGCCATCGCGAGCTGATCTTCTGGACCTCGGAGGAGGCCGCGCGAAGCGACGCGGCCAAGGCGCTTGCGGCCAGCCAGGTGCGGGTCTGGGGGCTGCCCGAGGGGCCGCGTGGCCTCGCGCTTCGGAGCGGACTCGAACGGCTCTTTTCCGAATGCGGCGTGCACTACGCCCTGTGCGAGGGCGGCGGCCGCCTGGCCTATTCCCTGGCCGGCCAGGGCCTGGCCGACGAGACGCGCCTCTTCCTCTCGCCCCGCGTGCTCGGCGACGCCTGCGCCGTGCCCGCCTTCTGCGGCGGCTTCGCGCCCGAAGGCGCCGGGGACGCAGGCGACGCGCCCTGCATGGCGGGCGCCCTGCGCTTGCGCTTCTGCGGGGCCGAGCCGTCCGGCGAGGACATGATGCTGACGCTTCGCCCGCAGACGTTTGCCGCGCACGATCTTGCCCACAAGGAGGCGCTCTGA
- a CDS encoding cytidine/deoxycytidylate deaminase family protein produces MDSRLPWPQYFMKIAFIVAERSTCLRRKVGAVAVKDRRILATGYNGAPSGLAHCLDIGCLREKLKVPSGERHELCRALHAEQNVIVQAARHGISIDGAAIYCTTQPCLICTKMLINVGVREIYFSQSYPDELSREMILESGIVFEELPCADS; encoded by the coding sequence ATGGACAGCAGGTTGCCCTGGCCCCAGTATTTCATGAAGATCGCCTTCATCGTGGCCGAGCGCAGCACCTGCCTGCGCCGCAAGGTGGGCGCGGTCGCGGTCAAGGACCGCCGCATCCTGGCCACGGGCTACAACGGCGCGCCCTCGGGCCTGGCCCACTGCCTGGACATCGGCTGCCTGCGCGAGAAGCTGAAGGTGCCGTCGGGCGAGCGCCACGAGCTCTGCCGCGCCCTGCACGCCGAGCAGAACGTCATCGTCCAGGCCGCCCGCCACGGCATCAGCATCGACGGCGCGGCCATCTACTGCACCACCCAGCCCTGCCTCATCTGCACCAAGATGCTCATCAACGTGGGCGTGCGCGAGATCTATTTCAGCCAGAGCTACCCGGACGAGCTCTCCCGCGAGATGATCCTCGAGTCGGGCATCGTCTTCGAGGAGCTGCCCTGTGCCGACTCCTGA
- the glyA gene encoding serine hydroxymethyltransferase — MEELIMRDPELARAIELECGRQMGKLELIASENFTSTAVRQAQGSVLTHKYAEGYAHKRYYGGCEYVDIAEDLANERVKRIFGCTYSNVQPHSGSQANMGVYFATLTPGDTIMGMDLSHGGHLTHGSPVNFSGKLYNVVFYGVDPETQTIDYDQVLALAKEHKPKLIVAGASAYPRIIDFPRFRAIADEVGAMLMVDMAHIAGLVAAGLHPTPIGHAHFTTSTTHKTLRGPRGGLILSEDENMKPLNSNIFPGIQGGPLMHVIAAKAVAFGEALRPEFKVYQNQVVKNCAVLAKALTDAGYKLVSGGTDNHLLLMDLRDKDITGKDAEIALDKAGMTVNKNTVPFETRSPFVTSGVRMGTAALSTRGMNEDDMQKVAAWIVTALENTTNETRLSQISAEVEAFARQFPLFAW; from the coding sequence ATGGAAGAACTGATCATGCGCGATCCCGAGCTGGCCCGGGCCATCGAGCTCGAGTGCGGTCGGCAGATGGGCAAGCTCGAGCTCATCGCCTCGGAGAACTTCACCTCCACGGCCGTGCGCCAGGCGCAGGGCTCGGTCCTGACCCACAAGTACGCCGAGGGCTACGCCCACAAGCGCTACTACGGCGGCTGCGAGTACGTGGACATCGCCGAGGACCTGGCCAACGAGCGCGTGAAGCGCATCTTCGGCTGCACCTACTCGAACGTCCAGCCCCACTCCGGCTCCCAGGCCAACATGGGCGTGTACTTCGCCACGCTTACGCCCGGCGACACGATCATGGGCATGGACCTCTCGCACGGCGGCCACCTGACCCACGGCTCGCCCGTGAACTTCTCGGGCAAGCTCTACAACGTCGTCTTCTACGGCGTGGACCCCGAGACGCAGACCATCGACTACGACCAGGTCCTGGCCCTGGCCAAGGAACACAAGCCCAAGCTCATCGTCGCGGGCGCCTCGGCCTATCCGCGCATCATCGACTTCCCCCGCTTCCGCGCCATCGCAGACGAGGTGGGCGCCATGCTCATGGTGGACATGGCCCACATCGCGGGCCTCGTCGCGGCCGGGCTGCACCCGACCCCCATCGGCCACGCCCACTTCACCACCTCCACGACCCACAAGACCCTGCGCGGCCCGCGCGGCGGCCTCATCCTCTCCGAGGACGAGAACATGAAGCCGCTCAATTCCAACATCTTCCCGGGCATCCAGGGCGGACCGCTGATGCACGTCATCGCGGCCAAGGCCGTGGCCTTCGGCGAGGCGCTGCGCCCCGAGTTCAAGGTCTACCAGAACCAGGTCGTGAAGAACTGCGCCGTGCTGGCCAAGGCCCTGACCGACGCGGGCTACAAGCTCGTCTCCGGCGGCACGGACAACCACCTGCTGCTCATGGACCTGCGCGACAAGGACATCACGGGCAAGGACGCGGAGATCGCGCTCGACAAGGCGGGCATGACGGTGAACAAGAACACCGTGCCCTTCGAGACCCGCTCGCCCTTCGTGACGTCGGGCGTGCGCATGGGCACGGCGGCGCTGTCCACCCGCGGCATGAACGAAGACGACATGCAGAAGGTCGCGGCCTGGATCGTCACGGCGCTCGAGAACACGACCAACGAGACCCGGCTTTCCCAGATCAGCGCCGAGGTCGAGGCCTTCGCCCGCCAGTTCCCGCTCTTCGCGTGGTAG
- the fabF gene encoding beta-ketoacyl-ACP synthase II has protein sequence MQRVVVTGLGAVSPLGNDVKTSWENLLAGKKGAGPITRYDVERFPTDTTFACEVQDFDDSEFLDKKSARRLEPFTRYAMYASQLALRDAGLPALTGELAERTAVIIGVGLGGLRTLEDNHATMLEKGPGRINPFMIPILIANMAAGQVSIATGARGPNICTTSACASGLHGIGVAYTDILLGRADMAIAGGSESTITPMAVGGFNAMKALSTNNADPLHASRPFDRDRDGFVMGEGSGILILESLEHARARGAHIYCEIAGYGASGDAYHMAAPPEDGSGMALAMRAALREARMAPEAIDHVNAHATSTPAGDMCEIRALRTVFGDHAKKLTIAANKSQIGHCLGAAGAIESVFSIMSLIEGTAPGTANLVNPDAELDLDCLADGPRKQDMNTVLCNSFGFGGTNCSIIYKKFAE, from the coding sequence ATGCAGCGTGTTGTCGTAACCGGCCTGGGCGCGGTCTCGCCCCTGGGCAACGACGTGAAGACCAGCTGGGAGAACCTGCTGGCCGGGAAGAAGGGGGCAGGCCCCATCACCCGCTACGATGTGGAGAGGTTTCCCACCGACACGACCTTCGCGTGCGAGGTGCAGGACTTCGACGATTCGGAGTTCCTGGACAAGAAGAGCGCGCGCAGGCTCGAGCCCTTCACGCGCTACGCCATGTACGCCAGCCAGCTCGCCCTGCGGGACGCGGGCCTTCCGGCGCTCACGGGCGAGCTCGCCGAGCGCACGGCCGTGATCATCGGCGTGGGGCTGGGCGGCCTGCGCACCCTGGAGGACAACCACGCCACCATGCTGGAGAAGGGGCCGGGCCGCATCAACCCGTTCATGATCCCCATCCTCATCGCCAACATGGCCGCCGGCCAGGTCTCCATCGCCACCGGCGCGCGCGGCCCCAACATCTGCACCACCTCGGCCTGCGCCTCCGGGCTGCACGGCATAGGCGTGGCCTACACGGACATCCTGCTCGGCCGCGCCGACATGGCCATCGCGGGCGGCTCCGAGTCCACGATCACCCCCATGGCCGTGGGCGGCTTCAACGCCATGAAGGCGCTGTCCACGAACAACGCCGACCCGCTGCACGCCTCGCGTCCCTTCGACCGCGACCGCGACGGCTTCGTCATGGGCGAGGGCAGCGGCATCCTGATCCTCGAGTCCCTGGAGCACGCCCGCGCCCGCGGCGCGCACATCTACTGCGAGATCGCGGGCTACGGCGCGTCCGGCGACGCCTACCACATGGCCGCGCCGCCCGAGGACGGCTCCGGCATGGCCCTGGCCATGCGCGCCGCGCTGCGCGAGGCCAGGATGGCGCCCGAGGCCATCGACCACGTGAACGCCCACGCCACCTCCACCCCGGCGGGCGACATGTGCGAGATCAGGGCGCTGCGCACGGTCTTCGGCGACCACGCCAAGAAGCTGACCATCGCGGCCAACAAGTCGCAGATCGGCCACTGCCTGGGCGCGGCCGGCGCCATCGAGAGCGTCTTCTCGATCATGAGCCTGATCGAGGGCACGGCCCCGGGCACGGCCAACCTGGTGAACCCGGACGCCGAACTGGACCTCGACTGCCTGGCCGACGGCCCGCGCAAGCAGGACATGAACACCGTGCTCTGCAACTCCTTCGGCTTCGGCGGCACGAACTGCAGCATCATCTACAAGAAATTCGCGGAATAG
- the acpP gene encoding acyl carrier protein encodes MSVEAKVKSIIVDQLGVSEDEVKPEAKFVDDLGADSLDLTELIMAMEEEFDIEIDDEEAQKLIKVQDAVDYISSKQ; translated from the coding sequence ATGTCCGTCGAAGCAAAAGTCAAATCCATCATCGTCGACCAGTTGGGCGTTTCCGAGGACGAAGTGAAGCCCGAGGCCAAGTTCGTTGACGATCTGGGCGCCGATTCCCTGGACCTCACCGAGCTGATCATGGCCATGGAAGAGGAGTTCGACATCGAGATCGACGACGAGGAAGCCCAGAAGCTGATCAAGGTGCAGGACGCCGTCGACTACATCTCGTCCAAGCAGTAA